One Psychrobacillus glaciei genomic region harbors:
- a CDS encoding DegV family protein, whose protein sequence is MSKIHIVTDSTADLSKELIESLHIHVVPLTIQIDGESFLDGVNIQPLEFLEKMGTSKELPKSSQPAVGVFKELYDHLGENGDQILSIHMTGGMSGTVKSAQAAAKMSESDVTVIDSEFISFALSFQVEEAARMAISGEPLQLILQKLKKMQLNTSLYVVVDTLENLVKGGRIGKGTAILGSLLSIKPIASLAGGVYTPIAKVRSHKQVVSYLFKQFTEDTKGKIVKAVGISHANGLAMAAPLMKLIEESGFNSIQVSFTSPVISTHTGPGAIGFMYMTE, encoded by the coding sequence GTGTCTAAAATTCATATTGTAACGGATTCAACGGCAGATTTATCAAAAGAGTTGATTGAATCCCTCCATATTCATGTGGTTCCATTAACTATTCAAATAGACGGAGAATCATTTCTTGACGGAGTAAATATCCAACCCCTCGAGTTTTTAGAAAAAATGGGTACATCCAAAGAATTACCTAAGTCATCGCAACCAGCAGTAGGAGTCTTTAAAGAATTATATGATCATCTTGGAGAAAATGGAGATCAAATACTATCGATACATATGACCGGTGGTATGAGTGGTACAGTGAAGTCTGCACAAGCTGCGGCAAAGATGTCTGAATCTGATGTCACAGTCATTGATTCTGAATTTATTTCCTTTGCATTATCTTTTCAAGTAGAAGAAGCTGCAAGAATGGCAATTTCGGGTGAGCCATTACAGTTAATTTTACAAAAGTTAAAGAAAATGCAATTAAACACAAGTTTGTATGTAGTAGTAGATACGCTTGAAAATTTAGTAAAAGGCGGGAGAATTGGGAAAGGTACTGCCATATTAGGTTCGTTATTATCCATTAAGCCAATCGCTAGCTTAGCCGGGGGTGTTTATACACCTATCGCAAAAGTTAGGAGCCATAAACAAGTAGTTAGTTATTTATTTAAGCAGTTTACAGAAGATACTAAAGGAAAAATAGTTAAAGCGGTTGGAATATCTCATGCCAACGGTTTAGCCATGGCAGCGCCATTAATGAAGCTGATCGAGGAATCCGGATTCAATTCCATTCAAGTTTCTTTTACTTCACCTGTTATTAGCACACATACTGGACCTGGCGCGATTGGTTTTATGTATATGACGGAGTAA
- a CDS encoding GDSL-type esterase/lipase family protein → MKYIFYLACIILLAGCEKQPSFAVDFTKKESISFEEYVIPFSFFPRTLQMVGIGDSLTKGVGDELKKEGYIGRVKTEFLQYKGIEDVVLTNTALRGRRSDQLLKLINKGDIDYAIRNADIMMITIGGNDLMKIVKKDLFNLKVESFEKGLVSFESNYMKIIDKIRKINSKGKIVLIGLYNPISIVAEESSEFDTIINEWNDTIENIAKDDENACFVPIVKLFDTNANLVYHTDFFHPNSKGYQLMEEKIINSLVECGFIDEQDRELLF, encoded by the coding sequence ATGAAGTACATTTTTTACTTAGCATGTATCATTTTATTAGCTGGTTGTGAAAAACAACCTTCTTTTGCAGTTGACTTTACAAAAAAAGAATCTATTTCTTTCGAAGAATATGTTATTCCCTTTTCTTTTTTTCCAAGAACATTACAGATGGTTGGAATCGGGGACTCCCTTACAAAAGGTGTTGGGGATGAGTTAAAAAAAGAAGGCTATATAGGAAGAGTAAAGACAGAGTTTTTGCAATATAAAGGAATAGAAGACGTTGTTTTAACCAATACTGCGTTAAGAGGTAGAAGAAGTGACCAATTATTAAAACTTATAAATAAAGGTGACATTGATTATGCAATTCGAAATGCAGATATTATGATGATAACTATTGGTGGAAATGATTTAATGAAAATTGTAAAAAAAGATTTATTTAACTTAAAGGTAGAATCATTTGAGAAAGGTTTAGTTTCGTTTGAAAGTAATTATATGAAAATTATTGATAAAATTCGTAAGATTAATAGTAAAGGAAAAATTGTGTTAATTGGTCTTTATAATCCAATATCAATTGTTGCGGAAGAGTCTAGTGAATTTGATACAATTATTAATGAATGGAACGATACAATAGAAAATATTGCTAAAGACGATGAAAATGCTTGCTTTGTACCTATAGTAAAACTTTTTGATACAAATGCAAATCTAGTTTATCACACAGATTTTTTTCATCCGAATAGCAAAGGATATCAATTGATGGAAGAAAAAATCATAAATTCCTTAGTAGAATGTGGTTTTATAGATGAGCAAGATAGGGAATTGTTGTTTTAA
- a CDS encoding YpmS family protein: MNKWKIAFFLLVLILIGLVVGLFYWISIPSDSSEEQLETTNYTGNVLTVNSTKEDFEGIANTFMKKAVGKKTLPLKLELKDQVILTSEIIAFRSIIPVKMYFEPFVEENGDIRLVQSSLEIGIVKLPPETVLKVLKDSIQLPNWMVVKPSDKEVLIQLANIPMASGVHVRAKELNLAEDVITLEIVIPDE, encoded by the coding sequence ATGAACAAATGGAAAATAGCATTCTTTTTACTTGTACTAATATTAATTGGATTAGTCGTTGGATTATTTTATTGGATATCAATTCCATCTGATTCATCGGAAGAACAGTTAGAAACAACTAATTATACAGGGAATGTACTTACAGTAAACTCTACAAAAGAGGATTTTGAAGGTATTGCTAATACGTTTATGAAAAAAGCGGTGGGTAAGAAAACTTTACCTTTAAAATTAGAACTAAAAGATCAAGTGATTTTGACTTCTGAAATAATAGCTTTTAGGAGTATTATTCCAGTGAAAATGTATTTTGAACCTTTTGTTGAAGAAAACGGTGATATTCGATTAGTACAATCTTCATTAGAGATAGGTATAGTCAAACTCCCTCCAGAAACAGTGCTAAAGGTACTGAAAGATTCCATACAACTTCCAAATTGGATGGTTGTCAAACCTTCTGACAAAGAAGTTTTAATACAATTAGCAAATATTCCAATGGCTTCTGGTGTACATGTACGTGCCAAAGAATTGAATTTAGCTGAAGACGTTATTACATTAGAAATAGTAATCCCAGATGAGTGA
- the msrA gene encoding peptide-methionine (S)-S-oxide reductase MsrA, whose amino-acid sequence MEKATFAGGCFWCMVKPFDTFEGIESVISGYTGGHTLNPTYEQVCSNNTGHYEAVQITYDPVIFSYDQLLEIFWMNIDPTDENGQFFDKGSSYQTAIFYHSDEQREKAEKSKADLEESKKFKLKVATKILPAKEFYAAETYHQDYYKKNPAHYNRYYVGSGRAAYIEKTWRDSK is encoded by the coding sequence ATGGAAAAGGCAACATTTGCAGGTGGTTGTTTTTGGTGTATGGTTAAACCATTTGATACATTTGAAGGTATTGAAAGTGTAATATCTGGCTATACAGGTGGACATACGCTAAACCCAACATATGAGCAAGTCTGTTCTAATAACACGGGTCATTATGAAGCTGTTCAAATTACATATGATCCAGTGATTTTTTCTTATGATCAATTATTAGAAATCTTCTGGATGAATATAGATCCAACCGATGAAAATGGACAGTTTTTTGATAAAGGTAGTTCTTATCAAACTGCGATTTTTTATCATTCAGATGAACAGCGAGAAAAAGCTGAAAAATCAAAAGCAGATTTAGAAGAATCTAAAAAATTTAAGTTAAAAGTTGCAACGAAAATACTTCCTGCAAAAGAGTTTTACGCAGCCGAAACTTACCATCAAGACTACTATAAGAAAAATCCGGCACATTATAATAGGTATTATGTCGGTTCTGGTAGAGCGGCATATATCGAGAAAACATGGAGGGATTCCAAATGA
- the msrB gene encoding peptide-methionine (R)-S-oxide reductase MsrB, whose product MEGFQMKDKLTDMQYYVTQQNGTEPPFQNEFDKHFEEGIYVDVVSGKPLFHSKDKYDAGCGWPSFTRPIESQEVVEHSDESHGMRRVEVRSKTADSHLGHVFPDGPSEETGLRYCINSASLRFVPKTQLKEEGYEDYLKLF is encoded by the coding sequence ATGGAGGGATTCCAAATGAAAGACAAATTAACGGATATGCAGTATTATGTGACGCAGCAAAACGGGACAGAACCGCCTTTTCAAAATGAGTTTGATAAGCATTTTGAAGAAGGGATTTATGTAGATGTCGTTTCAGGGAAACCATTATTTCATTCGAAGGATAAATACGATGCAGGTTGTGGCTGGCCAAGTTTTACAAGACCAATTGAATCACAAGAAGTGGTTGAACATTCCGATGAGAGTCATGGAATGAGAAGGGTAGAGGTTAGAAGTAAGACTGCTGATTCTCATCTAGGACATGTGTTTCCAGATGGTCCCTCAGAGGAAACAGGATTACGTTATTGTATAAACTCAGCTTCTTTGCGATTTGTACCAAAGACCCAACTGAAAGAAGAAGGTTATGAAGATTACTTGAAGTTGTTCTAG
- a CDS encoding methyl-accepting chemotaxis protein, translated as MLKGIRNKLKPLNLPKVNKHEKKRAKEKKTSFLTIFKSKKKIERKSYAATKTNLFNSIRGRVLIIFSILIIILISMLVLTSSKMYSSQQALEKFTNEDIKEQLMVNQISTEIAQLAYAEQSYIITGKSNYMASHKKYKDAIITHLKELHLIYKDRTEELQKIQSINQFFTTYLQYSERVIKIRDETGIEAAQKLVNAGNGKTAMNYVDVHIAAMNEILAKNNASQLDLLKKGNNTSLFLFIALTIFSVALTISFGIYLFLSIKKSTYAINRSILDIAQAGGDLTRRVKVRSKDEFGEIAESTNVLIASIANLVKRVSLLTENVSASGQELMASSDETAITIQSIADSTNEIAVGSEQTMRSMNIAIQKMNSLEEATRYLNNDAQAVKEATDQMMIAARKGAESVHHSGDVMMKIEETMANTSQTVQALGTKSYEITSIIKTITAIAEQTNLLALNAAIEAARAGEHGRGFAVVADEVRKLAEQSQNAAKEVTGIVTSIQMEVTSIVKQNHEGVDNVIRGVEVANETNTSLEQIMNQTNETISIIDKMVKQIEETLNFSQEVAASFIEVNQIAENTATNTETSASAAQEGSAAMEEINASAVELSNQADELRKVVNEFKL; from the coding sequence TTGTTAAAGGGGATCCGAAATAAATTAAAACCATTAAATTTACCAAAAGTAAATAAACATGAAAAGAAGAGAGCTAAGGAGAAAAAAACATCTTTCTTAACAATTTTTAAAAGTAAGAAAAAGATAGAAAGAAAATCTTACGCAGCAACAAAAACTAATCTCTTTAATTCTATAAGAGGTCGTGTACTGATCATCTTTTCCATACTTATAATAATCCTAATTTCTATGCTTGTCTTAACTTCTAGCAAAATGTATTCATCCCAACAAGCTTTAGAGAAGTTTACGAATGAAGACATCAAAGAGCAATTGATGGTAAATCAGATATCAACCGAAATTGCTCAACTGGCATATGCAGAACAAAGTTATATTATAACCGGTAAGTCAAATTATATGGCAAGTCATAAAAAATATAAAGATGCAATTATTACTCATTTAAAAGAATTACATCTAATTTATAAAGATCGTACAGAGGAATTACAAAAAATACAATCCATTAACCAATTTTTCACGACGTACCTTCAATACTCTGAGCGGGTAATTAAAATTCGCGATGAAACAGGTATTGAAGCCGCTCAAAAATTAGTAAACGCTGGCAATGGGAAAACTGCCATGAATTATGTAGATGTTCATATTGCTGCTATGAATGAAATACTAGCTAAAAATAATGCGAGTCAACTTGACCTTTTAAAAAAGGGGAATAATACTTCTTTATTCTTATTTATCGCATTAACCATTTTTTCAGTAGCATTAACAATTTCATTTGGTATTTATCTGTTTCTTTCTATTAAAAAAAGTACTTATGCTATTAACCGATCTATTTTAGATATTGCCCAAGCTGGTGGTGATTTAACTCGACGCGTGAAAGTTCGATCTAAAGATGAATTTGGTGAAATCGCGGAAAGTACTAATGTGTTAATCGCTTCTATTGCTAATTTAGTGAAAAGAGTTAGTTTACTTACTGAGAATGTATCAGCGAGTGGTCAAGAGCTTATGGCTTCTTCAGATGAGACAGCAATTACTATACAATCTATTGCAGATTCAACGAATGAGATTGCTGTTGGAAGTGAACAAACGATGCGGAGCATGAATATCGCCATTCAAAAGATGAACTCACTCGAAGAAGCAACAAGATACTTAAATAATGATGCTCAAGCTGTAAAAGAAGCAACAGATCAAATGATGATTGCTGCACGTAAAGGGGCCGAATCAGTACATCACTCCGGAGATGTAATGATGAAAATTGAAGAGACAATGGCGAACACTTCACAAACTGTTCAAGCACTCGGTACAAAATCGTATGAAATTACTTCTATTATTAAAACGATTACTGCAATTGCAGAACAAACAAATCTACTTGCGTTAAATGCTGCAATTGAAGCTGCGAGAGCAGGAGAGCACGGACGTGGCTTTGCAGTTGTGGCGGATGAAGTTCGTAAGCTTGCTGAGCAATCTCAAAATGCTGCAAAAGAAGTTACGGGTATTGTAACTTCAATTCAAATGGAAGTTACTTCTATTGTAAAACAAAATCATGAAGGTGTAGATAATGTGATTCGTGGTGTAGAAGTGGCGAATGAAACAAATACATCTTTAGAACAAATTATGAATCAAACAAATGAAACTATTTCAATCATTGATAAAATGGTAAAACAAATTGAAGAGACGCTTAACTTTAGCCAAGAAGTTGCTGCTTCCTTTATTGAGGTTAATCAAATTGCAGAAAATACTGCGACCAATACTGAAACATCCGCTTCTGCTGCTCAAGAAGGATCGGCTGCTATGGAAGAAATTAATGCTTCTGCAGTAGAATTATCGAACCAGGCAGATGAACTTCGAAAAGTAGTAAATGAATTTAAATTGTAA
- a CDS encoding YozE family protein translates to MKQSFYLYALKYRGGQKKDKKALFAEAMFNQHDFPKAETSFDSLSKYIEELAHLDMSATVFDELWELYKEASS, encoded by the coding sequence ATGAAACAATCGTTTTATCTTTATGCATTAAAATACCGTGGGGGACAAAAGAAGGATAAAAAAGCACTCTTTGCAGAAGCTATGTTTAATCAACATGATTTTCCGAAAGCAGAAACTTCTTTTGATTCTTTATCGAAATATATAGAAGAACTTGCACACTTAGATATGAGTGCAACCGTTTTTGATGAACTTTGGGAACTTTATAAAGAAGCAAGTAGCTAG
- the deoD gene encoding purine-nucleoside phosphorylase, producing MSIHISAKKGEIADTILLPGDPLRAKYIAETFLEDVVQYNEVRNMFGYTGTYKGKRISVQGTGMGVPSISIYVHELMNDYDVQKLIRVGTCGAIQKDVKVRDVILAQSASTDSTLNKVLLDDVSYAPTADFDLLYKAYNVGKEAGLSLKVGNVFTADLFYNENAQNEKWASYGVLAVEMESAALYTLAAKFGRQALSVLTVSDHIITGEATTSEERQTTFNDMIVVALEAAIQD from the coding sequence ATGAGTATACACATTAGTGCAAAAAAAGGTGAGATTGCGGATACAATTTTGCTGCCTGGAGATCCACTTCGCGCAAAATATATTGCTGAAACATTTTTAGAAGATGTTGTTCAATATAACGAGGTTCGTAATATGTTTGGTTATACTGGTACATATAAAGGAAAGAGAATCTCAGTTCAAGGTACTGGAATGGGTGTTCCTTCAATCTCTATTTATGTTCATGAATTAATGAATGATTATGATGTTCAAAAATTAATTCGTGTAGGTACTTGTGGCGCTATCCAGAAAGATGTAAAAGTTCGTGACGTAATCCTTGCTCAAAGTGCTTCAACAGATTCTACTTTGAATAAAGTGTTATTGGATGATGTAAGCTATGCACCAACTGCAGATTTTGACTTGTTATATAAAGCATATAATGTTGGTAAAGAAGCCGGATTAAGTCTAAAAGTAGGTAATGTTTTTACGGCAGATTTGTTCTACAATGAAAATGCACAAAATGAAAAATGGGCTAGCTATGGCGTTCTTGCAGTTGAAATGGAATCTGCAGCGCTTTATACGTTAGCTGCGAAATTCGGTCGTCAAGCTCTTTCTGTATTAACAGTTAGTGACCACATCATTACTGGGGAAGCAACTACTTCTGAAGAGCGTCAAACTACTTTCAACGATATGATTGTTGTTGCATTAGAAGCAGCAATTCAAGACTAA
- a CDS encoding lmo1851 family serine protease, with product MDEQNQSNEELNSSEVKPASRYIKMKPFVFLILIFALIIATAAVTMLSLTLGKDKVIGGDAPQSERAEFSKLYVAYDKLKEEYYKDIDQDAIVNGAINGMIDALDDPYTDYMNKEEASQFNESISSSFQGIGAEIQERDGVITVVSPIKNSPAEKAGLLPNDKIMAVDGKEIKGFTASEAVLLIRGNKGTEVSLTIKRGENATTDITIVRDDIPIETVYAEMVGDNVAHIIISSFSTNTYDELVKSIKEMDKQGMKALVLDVRQNPGGLLNRAIDISNLFVEDGKPILQIEEKGNTDVTTASPGTKVKVPVSLIIDGGSASASEILAGALSESANVPLVGLNSFGKGTVQQVNDLPDGSNIKITTAKWLTPKGNWIHEKGIAPNYVVEYPSYAMLAPLDPSVILKENQSSEAVQNAKGMLEAIGYEVGEMNENFDAPFAKAVKKFQTDNNIATTGELTGETSFILMDKLRQKIVKDDPQLEKAKEVVLKLLNK from the coding sequence TTGGACGAACAAAACCAATCAAATGAAGAGCTAAATTCTTCAGAAGTAAAACCAGCATCGCGGTATATTAAGATGAAACCATTTGTTTTTCTAATTTTGATTTTCGCCTTAATAATAGCGACTGCAGCTGTTACGATGTTGTCTTTAACTCTCGGCAAGGACAAAGTTATAGGGGGAGATGCACCGCAAAGTGAGCGAGCGGAGTTCTCTAAGTTGTATGTGGCTTATGATAAGTTAAAAGAAGAATACTATAAAGATATAGATCAAGACGCGATTGTTAATGGTGCGATAAATGGAATGATTGACGCACTAGATGACCCGTACACTGATTATATGAATAAGGAAGAAGCCTCTCAGTTCAATGAAAGTATTTCGTCTAGTTTCCAAGGAATCGGTGCGGAAATTCAAGAAAGAGATGGTGTAATAACGGTAGTTTCTCCGATTAAAAATTCTCCTGCTGAAAAAGCGGGGCTATTGCCGAATGATAAAATTATGGCGGTTGATGGAAAAGAGATTAAAGGATTTACTGCTTCCGAAGCTGTGTTATTAATTCGTGGAAATAAAGGAACCGAAGTTAGCCTTACGATTAAACGTGGGGAAAATGCGACGACGGATATTACGATTGTTCGTGATGATATTCCGATAGAAACGGTTTATGCTGAGATGGTTGGAGATAATGTAGCGCATATCATCATTTCAAGCTTTTCGACAAATACGTATGATGAACTTGTTAAATCTATAAAAGAGATGGATAAACAAGGCATGAAAGCATTAGTATTAGATGTGCGTCAAAATCCAGGAGGACTTCTTAATAGAGCAATCGATATTTCTAATTTATTCGTTGAGGATGGAAAACCAATTCTTCAAATTGAAGAAAAAGGAAATACGGACGTAACAACTGCATCACCAGGTACAAAAGTGAAAGTCCCAGTATCATTAATTATTGATGGAGGCAGTGCATCTGCATCCGAAATATTAGCAGGGGCACTGAGTGAATCAGCTAATGTACCATTGGTTGGGTTAAATTCTTTTGGTAAAGGTACAGTTCAACAAGTAAATGACTTACCAGATGGATCGAACATTAAAATTACAACTGCAAAATGGTTAACACCAAAAGGTAATTGGATTCATGAGAAAGGGATTGCTCCAAACTATGTTGTGGAATACCCTTCTTATGCAATGCTTGCTCCACTAGACCCATCCGTAATATTAAAAGAAAATCAGTCTTCTGAAGCTGTCCAAAATGCGAAAGGAATGTTGGAAGCAATAGGTTATGAAGTTGGCGAAATGAATGAAAACTTCGATGCTCCGTTTGCTAAAGCAGTGAAAAAATTTCAGACAGATAATAATATTGCCACAACGGGTGAGTTGACAGGCGAGACTTCTTTCATCTTAATGGATAAACTTCGCCAAAAAATAGTAAAAGATGATCCACAATTGGAAAAAGCCAAAGAAGTGGTTTTAAAGCTTCTGAATAAGTAA
- a CDS encoding CobW family GTP-binding protein — translation MKDVYLLSGFLGSGKTSLLAHLIAQFKAEGLKPAVIMNELGKLAFDSRVVDNDVPLKEMLEGCICCTGSEKMEAQLQTLLEGETFDVLLIETTGAAHPVEAMDAVFSPLFASKLNMKGIVTVADCKRWLERDKMTPQTRMLFLEQIKHAHLIVANKTDLLSDSEVASVTMQIQSLNNAAPIIQTSNSKIPLALITKLEATFHEKGINKTAIGKQLFLSSRLHTFSDAVDQDSFEDWVRSLPDTVYRIKGYVPLKGHKNPYLFQYAYGMVQWLPEFMKMEPQIVLIGDQIDRIEIIGESSYD, via the coding sequence ATGAAAGATGTTTACCTATTAAGTGGGTTTTTGGGAAGTGGAAAAACTTCTTTATTAGCTCATTTAATCGCTCAATTTAAAGCGGAAGGATTAAAGCCGGCAGTCATTATGAATGAGTTAGGGAAATTAGCTTTTGATAGCAGAGTAGTCGATAACGATGTGCCATTAAAAGAAATGCTGGAAGGCTGCATTTGCTGCACAGGTTCTGAGAAAATGGAGGCCCAACTTCAGACGTTATTAGAGGGAGAAACCTTCGATGTATTATTAATAGAGACAACAGGAGCTGCGCATCCTGTTGAGGCAATGGATGCTGTTTTTTCTCCACTCTTTGCAAGCAAGTTAAATATGAAAGGCATTGTTACCGTAGCCGATTGTAAAAGATGGCTTGAAAGAGACAAAATGACCCCACAAACACGTATGCTTTTTCTGGAACAAATAAAACATGCTCATTTAATTGTGGCAAATAAAACGGATTTACTCTCCGATTCCGAAGTTGCTTCAGTTACTATGCAAATACAGAGTTTAAATAATGCGGCACCAATTATCCAAACTTCCAATAGTAAGATTCCATTAGCATTAATTACGAAGTTGGAAGCAACTTTTCATGAAAAAGGCATTAACAAAACAGCTATTGGAAAACAACTATTTCTTTCTTCCAGATTACACACTTTTTCTGATGCGGTTGATCAAGACTCATTTGAAGACTGGGTAAGAAGCCTTCCTGACACAGTTTATCGGATAAAGGGCTATGTTCCATTAAAGGGACATAAAAACCCCTATCTATTTCAATATGCATATGGAATGGTACAATGGTTGCCAGAATTTATGAAGATGGAGCCCCAAATCGTTCTAATTGGGGACCAAATAGATAGAATCGAAATTATTGGAGAGAGCTCATATGATTAA
- a CDS encoding CAP domain-containing protein: MNKKHSIIVGLLAGGLLFSTNTADAAMTTGNSHTTSEAKAVVTYQWNAPYNIINKFDWKDLNNFSYLLNSNLVIEIPSTPVKKPVTETPSTPVKKPVTSTPTTPVKKPVTETPSTPVKKPVTETPSTPVKKPVTSTPSTPVKQPVTEQTPTNNNQEVKVPAAVQEVVDLTNKERAKEGLKALQIEVKLTQSAQAKSQDMKDRNYFDHTSPTYGSPFDQMKSLGITYSSAGENIAMGQRSAAEVVDAWMKSPGHRANIMNPSFTQIGVGLSDSGFYWTQQFIGK; encoded by the coding sequence ATGAATAAAAAACATTCTATCATTGTTGGATTACTAGCAGGTGGCTTATTGTTTTCAACAAATACAGCAGATGCAGCGATGACAACGGGAAATTCACATACTACTTCCGAGGCAAAAGCAGTCGTCACATATCAATGGAATGCACCATATAATATTATTAATAAATTTGACTGGAAAGATCTTAATAACTTTAGCTATCTATTAAATTCAAATCTAGTAATAGAAATACCATCTACTCCAGTAAAAAAACCGGTGACTGAAACACCATCTACACCAGTAAAAAAACCAGTAACATCAACACCAACTACGCCGGTAAAAAAACCAGTGACTGAAACACCATCTACACCAGTAAAAAAACCGGTGACTGAAACACCATCTACACCAGTAAAAAAACCAGTAACATCAACACCAAGCACTCCTGTGAAACAGCCTGTAACTGAACAAACACCAACGAATAATAATCAGGAAGTAAAAGTACCGGCAGCAGTTCAAGAAGTGGTTGATTTAACAAACAAAGAACGTGCAAAAGAAGGATTAAAGGCTTTACAAATTGAAGTGAAGCTTACTCAATCAGCTCAGGCAAAATCACAAGATATGAAAGATAGAAACTACTTTGATCATACTAGTCCAACATATGGTTCTCCATTTGATCAAATGAAATCTCTTGGTATCACTTACAGTTCGGCGGGAGAAAACATTGCTATGGGACAACGTAGCGCTGCTGAAGTTGTAGATGCTTGGATGAAATCACCTGGTCACAGAGCAAATATTATGAATCCATCGTTTACACAAATCGGAGTTGGTTTATCTGATAGTGGATTCTACTGGACACAACAATTTATAGGAAAATAA
- a CDS encoding spore germination protein, whose amino-acid sequence MIVYKETMELLQNTFSHSFDFITKELQWNDDPVILCYYATMIDTAGVLKQINHIQLRYESNDPNWNQTPFSEEEEFSIEQLEKSISTGETVLIFPKSNTILRVIMPKISSRAPSSPISEYVVRGSQDGFVENVEVNINLIRKRMSTPDLKIERLVIGSTTNTKVSIIYLRTKVDQGALEVLKERISKIELEMLYSSGQLEDYIEDSIWSPFPQFLNTERPDRVVANILEGRIAILADSDPTALIAPTTLITFYESPDDFNGRLLVGSFYRLVRLASFFIAIFLPAFYIAVASFHFEIVPIDLGEEVKSSVSHVPFRPIFEAFLLEITIELIREASIRLPSPVGQTIGVVGGLVIGDAIVSAGLASNLMVIVVALTALASFVVPSVELSTSIRILRFPFMIAASIFGFFGLVMGSLILFIHLLNLQSLNRPYLSPIIPFEPKKLLEVFFPVPYYKSNTGQKNFYFFKKGLKKNE is encoded by the coding sequence GTGATTGTATATAAAGAAACAATGGAATTACTTCAAAATACATTCTCCCATTCCTTTGATTTTATAACAAAGGAATTACAATGGAATGATGATCCAGTTATACTTTGCTATTATGCAACGATGATTGATACAGCGGGTGTCCTGAAACAAATCAATCATATACAACTGCGATACGAATCGAATGATCCAAACTGGAATCAGACTCCATTTTCAGAAGAAGAAGAATTTTCAATTGAGCAATTAGAGAAAAGTATTTCCACTGGAGAGACTGTGCTTATATTCCCAAAATCAAATACAATACTTCGTGTAATAATGCCTAAAATTTCTTCAAGGGCACCTTCATCTCCGATAAGTGAATATGTAGTTCGAGGTTCTCAGGATGGTTTTGTAGAAAATGTAGAAGTAAACATAAATTTAATAAGAAAAAGAATGAGTACACCGGATTTGAAAATAGAAAGATTAGTAATTGGATCTACAACTAATACAAAAGTATCCATCATATATTTGCGCACTAAAGTAGATCAAGGAGCTTTGGAAGTATTGAAAGAAAGAATATCTAAAATAGAGTTAGAAATGTTATATAGTTCGGGACAGTTAGAAGACTACATAGAGGATTCCATTTGGTCCCCATTTCCTCAATTTTTAAACACAGAAAGACCTGACAGAGTAGTTGCGAATATATTAGAAGGTAGAATTGCCATCCTGGCAGATTCGGATCCTACTGCACTAATTGCCCCAACAACTTTAATCACTTTTTATGAATCTCCTGATGATTTTAATGGGAGATTATTGGTTGGTTCTTTTTATCGATTAGTTCGTTTAGCTAGTTTTTTTATAGCTATTTTTTTACCAGCGTTTTATATTGCTGTAGCTAGTTTCCACTTTGAAATTGTCCCAATAGATTTGGGTGAGGAAGTGAAGAGTTCCGTTAGTCATGTTCCTTTTCGTCCCATATTCGAAGCATTTCTTTTAGAGATAACGATTGAACTTATTCGTGAAGCGAGTATTCGATTGCCTAGTCCTGTAGGACAAACAATTGGGGTAGTAGGAGGATTAGTAATTGGGGATGCAATCGTTTCGGCTGGTCTTGCATCTAATTTAATGGTAATTGTCGTTGCCTTAACTGCACTTGCTAGCTTTGTAGTTCCTTCAGTTGAGTTAAGTACTTCGATCCGTATTTTAAGATTCCCTTTTATGATCGCAGCCTCGATATTCGGCTTTTTTGGCCTTGTCATGGGATCGCTTATCCTTTTCATCCATCTGTTAAATTTACAGTCTTTAAATCGACCATATCTGTCTCCTATAATACCTTTTGAACCAAAAAAGTTATTAGAAGTGTTTTTCCCTGTTCCATATTATAAGTCGAATACGGGACAAAAAAACTTTTATTTCTTCAAAAAAGGATTGAAGAAAAATGAATAA